One window from the genome of Rhizobium sp. NZLR1 encodes:
- a CDS encoding conjugal transfer protein TrbE, with amino-acid sequence MVALKRFRVTGPSFADLVPYAGLVDNGVLLLKDGSLMAGWYFAGPDSESATDLERNELSRQINAVLSRLGSGWMIQVEAIRIPTVDYPSEDRCHFPDPVTRAIDAERRAHFAREQGHFESKHALILTYRPLESKKTALSKYVYSDEESRKKSYADTVLFVFKNAVRELEQYFANTLTIRRMETRETLERGGERIARYDELLQFARFCTTGESHPIRLPDIPMYLDWIATAELEHGLTPKVENRFLGVIAIDGLPAESWPGILNSLDMMPLTYRWSSRFIFLDAEEARQKLERTRKKWQQKVRPFFDQIFQTQSRSVDQDAMTMVVETEDAIAQASSQLVAYGYYTPVVVLFDSNREALQEKAEAIRRLIQAEGFGARIETLNATDAYLGSLPGNWYCNIREPLINTSNLADLIPLNSVWSGNPVAPCPFYAANSPPLMQVASGSTSFRLNLHVDDVGHTLIFGPTGSGKSTLLALIAAQFRRYENAQIFAFDKGSSLQPLTLAAGGDHYEIGGDNAEEGRALAFCPLSELKSDADRAWATEWIEMLIGLQGVTITPDHRNAISRQVGLMASASGRSLSDFVSGVQLREIKDALHHYTVDGPMGQFLDAEEDGLTLGAFQTFEIEQLMNMGERNLVPVLTYLFRRIEKRLDGSPSLIVLDEAWLMLGHPVFRDKIREWLKVLRKANCAVVLATQSISDAERSGIVDVLKESCPTKICLPNGAARESGTREFYERIGFNERQIEIVATAMPKREYYVATPEGRRLFNMSLGPVALSFVGASGKEDLKRIRTLKSEHGHDWPIHWLETRGVQDAASLLK; translated from the coding sequence ATGGTAGCTCTCAAACGCTTCCGGGTAACCGGCCCGTCCTTCGCCGATCTCGTTCCCTATGCCGGCCTCGTCGACAATGGTGTTCTCCTCTTGAAGGACGGAAGCCTGATGGCCGGCTGGTACTTCGCGGGACCGGACTCGGAAAGTGCGACCGACCTCGAGCGCAACGAGTTGTCGCGGCAGATCAATGCCGTTCTGTCACGGCTCGGAAGCGGCTGGATGATCCAGGTCGAGGCCATCCGTATTCCAACAGTCGACTATCCATCAGAGGATCGATGCCATTTCCCCGACCCCGTGACCCGCGCAATCGATGCCGAGCGTCGGGCGCATTTCGCGCGCGAGCAGGGGCATTTCGAGAGCAAGCATGCGCTGATCCTGACCTACCGGCCACTTGAGTCCAAGAAGACTGCACTCAGCAAATACGTCTATTCGGATGAGGAGAGCCGGAAGAAGTCCTACGCGGACACGGTGCTCTTCGTGTTCAAGAACGCGGTGCGTGAGCTTGAGCAGTATTTTGCCAACACACTTACGATCCGGCGAATGGAAACCCGCGAAACACTTGAGAGGGGAGGGGAGCGAATTGCCCGGTATGACGAGTTGCTCCAGTTCGCCCGATTCTGCACCACTGGGGAAAGCCATCCAATCCGGCTTCCCGATATTCCGATGTATCTCGACTGGATTGCCACGGCGGAGCTTGAGCACGGACTGACGCCAAAGGTCGAAAACCGTTTCCTCGGCGTCATCGCGATCGACGGTCTGCCGGCCGAAAGCTGGCCGGGGATTTTGAACAGCCTTGATATGATGCCGCTGACCTATCGGTGGTCGTCACGTTTCATCTTTCTCGATGCCGAGGAGGCTCGACAGAAGCTCGAACGCACACGCAAGAAATGGCAGCAGAAGGTCCGGCCGTTCTTCGACCAGATATTCCAGACACAAAGTCGATCCGTCGACCAGGACGCGATGACCATGGTGGTCGAGACGGAGGATGCCATCGCGCAGGCCTCGTCACAGCTGGTTGCCTATGGCTATTACACACCGGTCGTCGTGCTGTTCGACAGCAATCGCGAAGCACTCCAGGAAAAGGCCGAAGCGATCCGGCGGTTGATCCAGGCGGAAGGTTTCGGTGCGCGGATCGAAACGCTCAATGCCACCGACGCCTATCTCGGCAGCTTGCCGGGCAACTGGTATTGCAACATCCGTGAGCCGCTGATCAACACCAGCAATCTCGCCGACTTGATTCCGCTGAACTCGGTCTGGTCGGGAAACCCGGTCGCGCCATGCCCCTTTTACGCAGCGAATTCCCCGCCGTTGATGCAGGTTGCGAGCGGATCGACATCGTTTCGTCTGAACCTGCACGTCGATGATGTCGGCCACACACTGATCTTCGGTCCAACGGGTTCGGGCAAGTCGACGCTTCTCGCCCTGATAGCCGCGCAGTTTCGCCGGTACGAAAATGCGCAGATCTTCGCCTTTGACAAAGGCAGTTCACTTCAACCCCTGACGCTCGCTGCTGGCGGCGATCATTATGAGATCGGCGGCGACAATGCGGAAGAGGGGAGGGCCTTGGCCTTCTGCCCACTCTCCGAACTCAAGAGTGACGCCGACCGGGCTTGGGCGACGGAATGGATCGAGATGCTGATCGGCCTGCAGGGCGTCACCATCACACCCGATCATCGTAACGCCATCTCTCGGCAGGTCGGACTGATGGCGAGCGCCTCTGGTCGCTCGCTCTCGGATTTCGTCAGCGGCGTGCAATTGCGCGAGATCAAGGACGCGCTGCATCACTATACCGTCGATGGTCCAATGGGTCAGTTCCTTGATGCGGAAGAGGATGGCCTCACGCTTGGCGCCTTCCAGACCTTCGAGATCGAGCAACTGATGAATATGGGCGAGCGTAACCTCGTGCCAGTATTGACCTACCTGTTCCGCCGGATCGAAAAGCGCCTGGACGGATCGCCAAGTCTGATCGTGCTTGACGAGGCGTGGCTGATGCTCGGCCACCCTGTGTTCCGCGACAAAATTCGCGAGTGGCTGAAGGTGCTGCGCAAGGCGAACTGCGCTGTCGTTCTTGCCACCCAATCGATCTCCGATGCCGAACGGTCCGGCATTGTCGACGTGCTGAAGGAATCCTGCCCCACCAAGATTTGCCTTCCGAATGGCGCCGCCCGGGAGTCGGGAACGCGCGAATTCTACGAGCGCATCGGCTTCAACGAGCGGCAGATCGAGATCGTCGCTACCGCCATGCCGAAGCGCGAATACTACGTCGCCACGCCGGAAGGCCGGCGGCTCTTCAACATGTCGCTTGGGCCAGTCGCGCTGAGCTTTGTCGGCGCGTCGGGCAAAGAGGACCTCAAACGCATCCGCACACTGAAATCCGAACATGGCCACGACTGGCCGATCCACTGGCTTGAAACGAGAGGAGTTCAAGATGCCGCATCGCTGCTCAAATAG
- the trbJ gene encoding P-type conjugative transfer protein TrbJ: MPHRCSNRWFAGLAAAALTIGRAGSVQAGTATGAATEWTQLANNAQLVDLMKSSGIQVDNQLTQISQLAEQIQNQLKIYENMLQNTAQLPDHVWGQVESDLNQLRTIIDQGQGIAFSMGNADDVLQQRFQSYADLKTNLPDNTTFSSTYQSWSNTNRDTIASSLKAASLTADQFDSEEDTMSSLRSMSETADGQMKALQVGHEIAAQQVAQMQKLRGLVSQQMTMMGTWLQTEQTDKDLAQARREKFFSATAPSTSGGEKMKVEW; this comes from the coding sequence ATGCCGCATCGCTGCTCAAATAGATGGTTCGCCGGCTTGGCGGCCGCCGCTCTTACGATTGGACGCGCAGGCTCAGTGCAAGCCGGTACAGCCACCGGCGCCGCGACCGAATGGACGCAGCTCGCCAACAATGCGCAGCTCGTGGACCTCATGAAAAGCTCCGGCATCCAGGTCGACAATCAACTGACCCAGATCAGCCAGCTTGCAGAGCAGATTCAGAACCAGCTGAAGATCTACGAGAACATGCTGCAAAACACCGCGCAGCTTCCTGACCATGTCTGGGGGCAGGTCGAAAGCGATCTCAACCAGCTACGCACTATCATCGACCAGGGACAGGGCATCGCTTTTTCGATGGGAAATGCGGACGACGTTCTTCAGCAACGCTTTCAAAGCTATGCCGATCTCAAGACGAATTTGCCGGACAACACGACGTTCTCCTCGACCTATCAGTCCTGGTCAAACACCAACCGTGACACGATCGCCAGCTCGCTGAAGGCGGCGAGCCTCACGGCCGACCAGTTCGACAGCGAGGAGGATACGATGTCCTCGCTGCGGTCGATGTCCGAAACGGCTGACGGGCAGATGAAGGCTTTGCAGGTCGGCCACGAGATCGCCGCTCAGCAAGTCGCGCAAATGCAGAAGCTTCGCGGTCTCGTCTCCCAACAGATGACCATGATGGGAACCTGGCTGCAGACCGAACAGACCGACAAGGATCTGGCACAGGCGCGGCGGGAAAAATTCTTCAGTGCGACGGCTCCTTCCACCTCAGGTGGCGAAAAGATGAAGGTGGAGTGGTGA
- the repA gene encoding plasmid partitioning protein RepA — protein MAIANRVEASVGSKEDAGSKIMRHAGLLSGQLQQLRTRMYPPKSEKTLRPFLTNEVSKLTSIPDSTLKLMSTEGRGPIPSRLENNHRVYTLDQINELRELFAIQKPADALRFLPRRRAGEHLQVLAIANFKGGSAKTTTCVHLAHYLALHGYRVLALDLDPQASLSALFGAQPEVDVGSNETIYAALRYDDAERRPIRDIIRRTYFDGIDLIPGNLEVMEYEHETPRILANKANSGAIFFERLKLALSEVAADYDIVILDTPPSLGFLTLSAIYAATSMIITVHPAMLDVASMSQFLLMMGDLISVLNESGAQLDQDFIRYLVTRHDPNDAPQSQVVAMLRHLFGSDVLLPTAIESTAVEAAGLAKRSVYELELGQIGRDTHKRAREAVDAVNEAIVRLVNESWGRT, from the coding sequence ATGGCGATAGCAAACCGAGTAGAAGCAAGTGTTGGCTCGAAGGAAGATGCCGGCAGCAAAATCATGCGCCATGCCGGGCTTCTGTCCGGGCAATTGCAGCAGCTCAGAACTCGTATGTATCCGCCAAAATCGGAAAAGACCCTGCGTCCCTTTCTGACCAACGAAGTGTCGAAGCTGACGTCTATACCCGATTCCACCCTGAAGCTCATGTCCACCGAAGGACGTGGGCCGATTCCCAGTAGGCTGGAAAATAACCATCGCGTCTACACGCTGGACCAGATCAATGAACTGCGTGAATTGTTCGCGATTCAGAAACCTGCAGACGCCTTGCGATTCCTTCCTCGTCGACGTGCCGGCGAGCACCTCCAGGTTCTTGCGATAGCCAACTTCAAGGGCGGCAGCGCGAAGACGACAACCTGTGTCCACCTTGCCCACTATCTCGCCCTTCATGGGTATCGCGTCCTCGCACTCGACCTGGACCCGCAAGCATCCTTGTCCGCTTTGTTCGGTGCTCAGCCAGAAGTTGATGTTGGGTCGAATGAAACGATCTATGCCGCTTTGCGTTACGATGACGCCGAGCGTCGTCCCATCCGCGATATAATTCGCAGGACATATTTCGATGGCATCGACCTCATTCCGGGCAATCTTGAAGTCATGGAGTATGAGCACGAAACGCCACGGATCTTGGCGAACAAGGCCAACTCCGGCGCAATCTTTTTTGAGCGGCTGAAACTCGCCCTTTCGGAAGTCGCGGCGGACTACGACATCGTGATTCTCGACACTCCGCCGTCCCTCGGCTTTCTGACCTTGAGCGCGATATACGCAGCGACTAGCATGATCATTACGGTCCACCCTGCCATGCTGGACGTCGCGTCAATGAGCCAGTTCCTTCTCATGATGGGTGATCTGATTAGTGTTCTGAACGAGAGCGGCGCTCAGTTGGACCAGGACTTCATCCGGTATCTGGTTACACGACACGACCCCAATGACGCGCCACAGTCGCAAGTCGTTGCGATGCTTCGGCACCTGTTCGGCTCCGATGTATTATTGCCGACCGCCATTGAAAGCACCGCCGTTGAAGCAGCCGGCTTGGCGAAGCGCTCGGTATACGAGCTCGAATTGGGACAGATCGGACGCGATACTCACAAGCGTGCCCGCGAGGCGGTAGATGCTGTGAACGAGGCGATTGTTCGCCTCGTCAATGAGAGCTGGGGGCGGACATGA
- the trbB gene encoding P-type conjugative transfer ATPase TrbB encodes MNQLRSHPRLVRKLQEALGDQLCVALDDANVVEIMLNPDGKLFIERLGHGVTPAGEMSSAAAEMVIGTVAHALQSEVDTEQPIISGELPIGGHRFEGLLPPVVTKPAFTIRRRVSRLIPLEDYIRAGVMTEYQAATIRSAISTRLNIIISGGTGSGKTTLANAVIHEIVKSAPQDRLVILEDTAEIQCAAENAVLLHTSDSIDMARLLKSTMRLRPDRIVVGEVRDGAALTLLKAWNTGHPGGVATIHSNSAMSALRRLEQLTAEASQQPMHEVIGEAVDLVISIERTPRGRLVRDIIQVERFINGQYEIESDQLTEEQEARHVA; translated from the coding sequence GTGAACCAGCTTCGCTCTCACCCTCGGCTCGTCCGCAAACTTCAGGAGGCGCTCGGCGACCAGCTTTGTGTTGCCCTGGACGACGCGAACGTCGTCGAGATCATGCTTAATCCGGACGGAAAGTTGTTCATCGAACGGCTCGGTCACGGCGTTACGCCCGCCGGCGAGATGTCGTCGGCTGCAGCGGAGATGGTGATCGGTACAGTGGCGCACGCGCTTCAGTCAGAGGTCGACACGGAACAGCCAATCATCTCCGGCGAGCTGCCAATCGGTGGCCACCGCTTCGAGGGACTGTTGCCGCCCGTTGTCACCAAGCCTGCCTTCACGATTCGTCGCCGGGTATCGCGCCTCATTCCGCTCGAAGACTATATTCGCGCCGGCGTGATGACAGAATACCAAGCCGCCACGATCCGCAGCGCCATTTCCACGAGGCTGAACATCATCATTTCCGGCGGAACGGGCTCGGGCAAGACGACGCTAGCGAACGCGGTCATCCACGAGATCGTCAAATCTGCGCCGCAGGATCGTCTCGTCATTCTTGAGGATACCGCGGAAATCCAATGCGCGGCCGAAAACGCCGTTCTCCTGCATACCAGCGATTCGATCGACATGGCGCGGCTCTTGAAGAGCACAATGCGCTTGCGCCCCGACCGGATCGTCGTTGGCGAAGTTCGCGACGGCGCGGCCCTGACGTTGCTCAAGGCCTGGAACACCGGTCACCCAGGCGGCGTGGCGACCATTCACTCGAACTCCGCCATGTCAGCGCTGCGTCGGCTTGAACAGCTGACCGCCGAAGCAAGCCAGCAGCCGATGCACGAGGTGATCGGAGAGGCCGTCGACTTGGTCATCTCGATCGAGCGGACGCCGCGTGGGCGGCTTGTTCGCGACATCATTCAAGTCGAGCGGTTCATCAACGGACAGTACGAGATCGAATCCGATCAGCTCACCGAAGAACAGGAGGCGCGCCATGTCGCGTAA
- a CDS encoding acyl-homoserine-lactone synthase: protein MRALALSTPRTIQEAHLLHIHYQLRARVFSDRLGWEVDVTAGCESDRFDALRPTYILAIAETGELAGCARLLPALGPTMVADVFPSLLPDGQLKGHAAMIESSRFCVDTALAEGRGVGSVHEATLTMFAGIIEWCLANGYTEIVTVTDLRFERILARVGWQLHRLGEPKKIGVTTAVAGTLAANAATFLRLRPSNYRSELAPCQPGSVRRNP from the coding sequence ATGCGGGCTCTCGCGCTCTCAACACCCCGGACGATCCAAGAGGCGCATCTCCTACACATCCACTATCAGCTTCGTGCTCGGGTCTTTTCCGATCGCCTGGGCTGGGAAGTCGATGTAACGGCGGGGTGCGAGTCCGATCGTTTCGACGCGCTTCGGCCGACCTATATTCTCGCCATCGCAGAGACCGGCGAATTGGCGGGGTGCGCGAGGCTTCTTCCTGCGCTCGGACCGACAATGGTGGCCGACGTTTTCCCGTCGCTGCTCCCCGACGGCCAACTCAAGGGGCATGCCGCGATGATCGAGAGTTCTCGCTTCTGTGTCGACACGGCTCTCGCGGAGGGGAGGGGCGTCGGCTCGGTCCATGAAGCGACGCTGACCATGTTCGCTGGCATCATCGAATGGTGCCTGGCAAACGGGTACACTGAGATTGTTACGGTGACCGATCTTCGGTTTGAGCGCATCCTCGCCCGCGTGGGGTGGCAGCTGCATCGTTTAGGCGAACCCAAGAAGATCGGCGTGACGACGGCCGTAGCGGGCACGCTGGCCGCCAATGCGGCCACGTTCCTCAGGCTTCGCCCCTCCAACTACCGTTCTGAACTCGCCCCCTGTCAGCCAGGCAGCGTAAGGAGAAATCCGTGA
- a CDS encoding TrbC/VirB2 family protein — protein MSRKHTLIAAALVAAQIVLASVAPALASSGGSLPWEGPLQQIQESITGPVAGAIALAAVAIAGGMLIFGGELNDFARRLVYVVLVAGILLGATNIVGLFGATGASIGLTDEQVTSIGSNGGGEGDDG, from the coding sequence ATGTCGCGTAAGCATACCCTCATCGCCGCCGCGCTCGTGGCGGCGCAAATCGTTCTTGCCTCTGTCGCGCCGGCGCTCGCCAGTTCCGGCGGCAGCCTCCCATGGGAAGGGCCACTGCAGCAGATTCAGGAGTCGATCACCGGCCCGGTCGCGGGTGCGATCGCGCTTGCAGCCGTGGCCATTGCCGGCGGCATGCTCATCTTCGGCGGCGAGCTCAACGATTTCGCACGGCGCCTTGTGTACGTCGTTCTCGTCGCCGGCATCCTGCTCGGCGCCACCAACATCGTCGGCCTGTTCGGTGCGACCGGCGCTTCGATCGGGCTAACCGACGAGCAGGTCACGTCAATTGGTTCGAACGGGGGAGGGGAGGGAGATGATGGCTGA
- the repB gene encoding plasmid partitioning protein RepB, which translates to MSKSPRKSIVASFGLLSAELESDQAADQQQPSQAPAPVPGNRVGAGVIGAAHRAIDDIRTERDRLKAIVESGGGSVRELDPSLIDPSPYPDRLPDDDATSFEAFKRSIETEGQKVPVQVRKHPSSPGRYQIVYGHRRWLAAMQLDRPVRALEVEISDLDLVLAQGIENAGRQDLTWIERALFASRMDDAGIKPRHIYAALSIEDAELARMRNVYRIVPADIIEAIGRAPKIGRPRWLDLAKTVAGDTGALDALRAALVGRGDAVETSDQRFQRALNAIKPVSAGRREPSPITDKSGTKLGALLISSKEVRISAEGSLGVDFLKFVEAELPALTERFVRLREDEKP; encoded by the coding sequence ATGAGCAAATCCCCTCGCAAGTCGATTGTCGCCAGCTTCGGGTTGCTTTCCGCAGAGCTGGAAAGCGATCAGGCTGCGGATCAACAGCAGCCGTCGCAGGCCCCTGCCCCGGTTCCGGGAAATCGTGTCGGAGCAGGTGTGATCGGTGCTGCACACCGAGCAATCGACGACATTCGAACAGAGCGAGATCGCTTGAAGGCTATCGTGGAGTCGGGCGGTGGTTCGGTTCGCGAGTTGGATCCGTCGCTCATCGACCCATCCCCCTATCCGGACAGACTGCCGGACGATGACGCAACGAGCTTCGAGGCGTTCAAACGGTCGATCGAGACTGAGGGGCAAAAGGTTCCCGTCCAGGTTCGCAAACACCCTTCGTCCCCAGGTCGCTATCAGATCGTTTACGGTCATCGACGCTGGCTCGCTGCCATGCAGCTTGACAGGCCTGTTCGCGCTCTCGAAGTCGAGATTTCCGACCTCGACCTAGTTCTTGCACAAGGCATCGAAAACGCGGGTCGCCAAGACCTCACCTGGATCGAGCGCGCGCTGTTTGCCTCCCGAATGGATGATGCGGGGATCAAGCCTCGGCACATCTACGCTGCGCTTTCGATCGAGGACGCAGAACTGGCTCGGATGCGGAATGTCTACAGGATCGTTCCCGCGGATATCATCGAGGCCATTGGGCGGGCGCCGAAGATCGGGCGGCCACGTTGGCTCGACCTTGCCAAGACGGTTGCGGGCGACACGGGAGCGCTCGATGCCCTAAGGGCAGCACTGGTTGGGAGGGGCGATGCGGTTGAGACGTCCGATCAAAGGTTTCAGCGTGCATTGAACGCCATCAAGCCAGTATCGGCTGGTCGGAGAGAGCCAAGCCCGATTACAGACAAGAGCGGAACGAAGCTTGGCGCCCTGTTGATATCCTCGAAAGAGGTTCGAATTTCGGCTGAGGGTTCACTCGGGGTCGACTTTTTGAAGTTTGTTGAAGCGGAGCTCCCAGCGCTAACGGAGCGCTTTGTCCGCCTGCGAGAAGACGAGAAACCCTGA
- a CDS encoding conjugal transfer protein TrbD → MAESVSGLRRNRIHRALSRPNLLMGADRELVLITGLAAVILIFVVLTVYSALFGIAVWIVIVGALRMMAKSDPIMRQVYIRHISYKPYYKATTSPWRRY, encoded by the coding sequence ATGGCTGAGTCCGTGTCCGGCTTGCGACGCAATCGCATCCATCGTGCCCTCTCGCGCCCGAACCTTCTGATGGGCGCGGACCGCGAATTGGTGCTGATCACCGGCCTTGCGGCCGTCATTCTCATCTTCGTGGTTCTCACGGTCTATTCGGCGCTCTTCGGCATCGCCGTCTGGATCGTCATCGTCGGGGCGCTCAGGATGATGGCGAAGTCGGATCCGATCATGCGCCAAGTCTATATCAGGCACATTTCTTACAAGCCCTACTACAAGGCAACCACTTCGCCGTGGCGCCGGTATTGA